The Suricata suricatta isolate VVHF042 chromosome 3, meerkat_22Aug2017_6uvM2_HiC, whole genome shotgun sequence genome contains the following window.
ACAGAAGTAATTGCACAACTGAGACTGAAGGTGTTACAGTGCTGCAAATGATGCCAGATGTCTTACATTTAACCAAACACACCTTCAGAGGTCCCTTGATTTTGAGCATTAGGAACAATAAAGGAATATACGCTGAAAGTATCACTAATAGCCTTTTGCAcggttttatttaaatacaacagTATCCAACATAGCTGCTAAACACTGGACGATATTCGAAGTCATAAGTACATCCACATGTTCCTCCAAATGACGTTTCGGGTCCTGCTTGCCAACATTCTTTATTGCCAGCTGTTCAGGTGTCATCTTATCTTCTTCTTCTACAGCCTTATTATAATTCTTGGCTAATTCCAACATCTCTTTTACCACTGATTCATTGTGTTTACAGTGTTCACTGTAGTCCTGAAGTGTCAAACCTTCCATCCAACTCTTCTTATGCAAATTTAGCAACATCTTCTGTTCCAGTTCATTTTTTCGGTAGTTAATAGTAATGGAGTAATAGTGTCTGTTTAGTCCATGAATTAATGCCTGGATAGATGGCTTGTTTAAATGACCCAGATTTGAGGTTGTTTGTCTTGGTTCATGTCCTAAGACCATCATATTAGCATTGATCAATCTGAAGGCATCAATAACAACCTTTCCTTTTACACTCTGAATGGGATCCACAACCACTGCCACAGCTCTCTCCGACAAGGCTTCAAAGCTCTGCTGAGTGTTGATATCCACACCAGAAAGCCAACAACCAAAGCCAGGGTGACTGTGATACCAACCAACAACCATCTCAGGCCTNNNNNNNNNNNNNNNNNNNNNNNNNNNNNNNNNNNNNNNNNNNNNNNNNNNNNNNNNNNNNNNNNNNNNNNNNNNNNNNNNNNNNNNNNNNNNNNNNNNNAGACCATCATATTAGCATTGATCAATCTGAAGGCATCAATAACAACCTTTCCTTTTACACTCTGAATGGGATCCACAACCACTGCCACAGCTCTC
Protein-coding sequences here:
- the LOC115286618 gene encoding 26S proteasome non-ATPase regulatory subunit 14 isoform X1 is translated as MDRLLRLGGGMPGLGQGPPTDAPAVDTAEQVYISSLALLKMLKHGRAGVPMEVMGLMLGEFVDDYTVRVIDVFAMPQSGTGVSVEAVDPVFQAKMLDMLKQTGRPEMVVGWYHSHPGFGCWLSGVDINTQQSFEALSERAVAVVVDPIQSVKGKVVIDAFRLINANMMVLGHEPRQTTSNLGHLNKPSIQALIHGLNRHYYSITINYRKNELEQKMLLNLHKKSWMEGLTLQDYSEHCKHNESVVKEMLELAKNYNKAVEEEDKMTPEQLAIKNVGKQDPKRHLEEHVDVLMTSNIVQCLAAMLDTVVFK
- the LOC115286618 gene encoding 26S proteasome non-ATPase regulatory subunit 14 isoform X3 encodes the protein MDRLLRLGGGMPGLGQGPPTDAPAVDTAEQVYISSLALLKMLKHGRAGVPMEVMGLMLGEFVDDYTVRVIDVFAMPQSGTGVSVEAVDPVFQAKMLDMLKQTGRPEMVVGWYHSHPGFGCWLSGVDINTQQSFEALSERAVAVVVDPIQSVKGKVVIDAFRLINANMMVLGHEPRQTTSNLGHLNKPSIQALIHGLNRHYYSITINYRKNELEQKMLLNLHKKSWMEGLTLQDYSEHCKHNESVVKEMLELAKNYNKAVEEEDKMTPEQLAIKNVGKQDPKRHLEEHVDVLMTSNIVQCLAAMLDTVVFK
- the LOC115286618 gene encoding 26S proteasome non-ATPase regulatory subunit 14 isoform X2; protein product: MDRLLRLGGGMPGLGQGPPTDAPAVDTAEQVYISSLALLKMLKHGRAGVPMEVMGLMLGEFVDDYTVRVIDVFAMPQSGTGVSVEAVDPVFQAKMLDMLKQTGRPEMVVGWYHSHPGFGCWLSGVDINTQQSFEALSERAVAVVVDPIQSVKGKVVIDAFRLINANMMVLGHEPRQTTSNLGHLNKPSIQALIHGLNRHYYSITINYRKNELEQKMLLNLHKKSWMEGLTLQDYSEHCKHNESVVKEMLELAKNYNKAVEEEDKMTPEQLAIKNVGKQDPKRHLEEHVDVLMTSNIVQCLAAMLDTVVFK